TTCAGGGCCGGCAAGGGCCGGCCGTGGTAACGGAACTCACTGTCGTAGTCGTCCTCGACGATCCAGGCGCGGCTGGCGCGTGCCCATTCCAGCAATTCCAGGCGCCGCGGCAGCGACATCGCCATCCCCATCGGGCTCTGGTGGGTGGGCGTCACCACCGCGAAGCGCGCGTCCGGCGCGCGCCGCAGGCCATGTGCTACGTCCAGGCCCTCGGCGTCGACCGGGACCGGCGCCAGCCGCAGGCCCGCGCGCAGCAGGAAGCGCCGGGCCAGGGCGTAGCCGGGATCTTCGTACCACCCCAGGTCGCCGTCGCGCAGCAAGACGCGGCGCACGAGTTCCAGCGCGCCGTGGTAGCCGGCCGTGACGAACACCTGTTCGGGTGCGCAGTCGATGCCGCGCGAGATGCCGAGATAGGTGGCGATGGAGCGCCGCAACGGCTCATGGCCGGCGGGATCGGGATAGGTCATCGCCGCCGCGGCCAAGGTGCGCAGCGTGTGCCCGGCCAGGCGCGCCCAGGTCTTGCGCGGGAATGCGTCCAGCGCCGGCAACCCGAGCTGGAACGGCAGCGCCTGGCCTGGCGCCCCTTGCGGCGAATTGGCGTCCGGCGCGCGTGGCGGCACGGTTCTTGGCCCGGCCGGTTCGGCCAGCCTCGCCAGCCGCGGCGACACGACCGTCCCGGCCGCGCCCCGTGCCACGAAATACCCTTCGCCCACCAGCATCTGGTAGGCCGCTTCGACGGTGCCGCGGGCAAGGTTCAATTCGCTGGCCAGGCTGCGCACCGATGGCACCCGGTCGCCCGCCTTCAGCTTGCCGGCGGCGATCGCTTCGCAATAGCGGCGATACAGCTGCAGGTAGATCGGTTCGTCCCGCTCGCGAGTGGGTTTCAGGTTCTGGATATCCACGATGTCCCATTCATTTCTTCATTTCTTGCACCTATCTCATAGGCCATGATCCGCCTATAGTATCCACATCGAATGAAGAACGCCATGCGCCATGTACGCAATTGATCAACTGCCCCCTTACCGGAGATTCCTGATGAGTGCCCCGCAACGCCTGCCCTACTACTCCCTGTCCCCCGCCGCCTATCAGGGCTTCGGCGCCACCAAGAAGGCCCTCGAGAGCAGCCCGCTCGGCAAGGAGCTGGTCGAACTCGTATGGCTGCGCGTATCGCAGATCAACGGCTGCGCCTTCTGCCTCGAGATGCACGCGAAGGCGCTGCGCGCCGACGGCGTGTCGCAGGCGAAGCTCGACAGCCTCGCCGGCTGGCGCGTCAGCGAACGTTTCAGCGCGCGCGAACACGCCGCCCTGGCCTGGACCGATGCGCTGGTCCACGTCGACCGCACCGGCGCGCCGGATGCCGACTACGAACCGCTGAAGGAATACTTCACCGAAGTCGAGATCTCGGACCTGACCTTCGCCGTCGCCCTGATGAGCGCCTTCAACCGCCTTGCGATCGGGATGCGCCAATGAGCCGGCCACTCACCATCCTGCACATCGACTGCAGCCCGCGCGTCGAATCGCACAGCCGCCAGTTGTCCAGGGCGATGGTCGAGCGGCTGCTGGCACGATACCCCGGCGCCGACGTGCTGCGGCGCGACCTGGGCCTGGAGCCGATCCCGCATACGGACGTCGGCTATGCCGCCGCCCTGGCCTCGCCCGGCGCGCTGGCGGCCGGCCAGGCCAACGGCGACCTGCAGCTGTCCGAATGGCTGATCCAGGAAGTCGAAGCGGCCGACGTGCTGGTGATCGGCACGCCGATGAACAACTTCACGCTGCCGTCGGTGTTCAAGGCCTGGATCGACCAGTTGCTGCGGGTCGGCCGCACTATCGGCATGTCGGCCAGCGGCGAGAAGATCGGACTGCTGCGCGACCGGCCGGTGTACATCGGCGTCGCGTCGGGCGGCGTGTTCAGTGGGCCGCAAGCAAAACAGCCCGACTTCCTCACGCCCTACCTCGTGGCCGCCTTCGGCTGCGTGGGCTTGACCTCGCTGCAATTCCTGCCGCTGCAGGCGACCGCCTTCCTCGATCCCGCCCAGGTGGCGGCGAACCGCGAAGCGCTGCTGGCGACCATGGACCTGGACAGTCTCAAAACCGCACGCGCCGCCTGAGCGGCGTGCCGGTAGCATCGGCTGCACCCCACGGTGCCAGCCGGTGCTACCCGGCGCTTATCGCGGGCCAGCGCGGCTGGCGGCCAGTAAGATCGGCGCACTTCTTACCGATCGTGCCGCCATGTCCACATTCCACCTCGCCCTTCGCGGCGCTGCGCTCCTGTTCTCCACCAGCGCGCTGCTCGCCGCCATCCCCCACACGGCCGCCGCCTCGATCCTGCCCGACGTGCCCGATATCAAGGCCGTTACCGACTACCGGCCGAAGATCCCGCTGCGCGTGTACACCGCCGACAAGGTCCTGATCGGCGAATTCGGTACCGAGCGGCGCGAGTTCGTCCCGATCGCCAGGGTGCCGGCGCTGATGAAGTCGGCCGTGCTGGCGATCGAGGACACCCGCTTCTACGAGCACGGCGGCGTCGACTGGATCCGCGCGCTGGGCGCGGCCAAGGCGAATATCGGCGACTTCGGCAGCCAGGGCGCCTCGACCATCACGATGCAGGTGGCGCGCAACTTCTTCCTGTCGCGCGACAAGACCCTGCCCCGCAAGCTCACCGAGGTCGCCCTCGCCTACAAGATCGAGAAGGCGCTGAGCAAGGACCAGATCCTCGAGGTCTACCTGAACCAGATCTATCTCGGCCAGCGCGCCTACGGCTTCGGCAGCGCGGCGCGCACCTATTTCGGCAAGCCGCTGGCCGACCTGACCCTGGCCGAGATGGCGATGCTGGCCGGCCTGCCGCAAAACCCGTCGAGCAGCAATCCGGTGTCGAATCCGCAGGCGGCGCGCAAGCGCCAGCAGGTCGTCCTCAAGCGCATGCGCGAACTGGCGATGATCACCGAGCCCCAGTACCGCCAGGCGCTGGCCGAGAAACTCGCGGTGCGCGGCGACGGCGCCACCTTCAATCCGCGCGCGGCCTGGGTGGCCGAGATCGCGCGCCAGGCCGTCCATGCGCGCCTCGGCCAGGCCGCCTATGAGCGCGGCATCACGGTCACCACCACCATCGTGGCGGCCGAACAGGACGCGGCCTACGAATCGGTGCGCCGCAACGTGCTTGCCTACGACCGGCGCCACGGCTACCGGGGCCCGGAAGCGCGCATCGCGTTGCCGGCCGATGCCGCCGAACGCGAAGACGCCATCGCCGCCGCCCTGCACAAGCTTTCGTCCGTGGCCGGCCTGGCGCCGGCGGTCGTCACCGCGGCCTCGGCCAAGCGGGTGCGCGCCATGTTCGCCAACGGCGAGTCGGTCGAGGTCTCGGGCCCGGGCCTGGCCTTTGCCGCGGGCGCCCTGTCGGCCAAGGCGAAACCCGGCGTGAAGCTGGCGCCGGGCGCCGTCATCCGCCTCGCGCGGCCCGCCGGCGGCGCCTGGTCGATCGCCCAGTTGCCCGAGGTAGCCGCGGCCTTCGTGGCACTCGACACCGACACCGGCGCCTACCGCGCCCTGGTCGGCGGCTTCGATTATTCGCTGCACAAGTTCAACCACGTGACCCAGGCCTGGCGCCAACCGGGATCGAGCATCAAGCCATTCGTTTATTCGGCGGGCCTGGAGCGCGGCTTCTTCCCCGGCACGCAGATCCTCGACGAACCGCTCGACTTCAGCGCCGAGAAAGCCTATGCCAACTGGTCGCCGCGCAATGACGACAATGCCTTCGAGGGCCCGGTGACAGTGCGCCACGCGCTGTCGCGCTCGCGCAATGTGCCGACCGTGCGCATGCTGCGCGCGCTGGACGTCGACTATGCCCGCGAACACCTGGCCCGTTTCGGCTTCGACGCCGCACGCCAGCCGCGCAACCTGACGCTCGGCCTGGGCACGGGCGCCGTCACGCCGCTGCAGATGGCCGGCGCCTACGCGGTGCTGGCCAATGGCGGCTACCGGGTCGAACCATGGCTGATCGCGCGCATCCAGGATGGCGACGGCAAGGTGCTGCTCGAGCAGGCGCCGCCGGCGCCGAAACAGGAGACCGCACGGGTGCTGGACGCGCGCAATGCCTTCATCGTCGACAGCATGCTGCGCGACGTGACCCGCGTCGGCACCGCGACGGCGGCCTCGCGCCAGCTGCAGCGGCACGACCTGGCCGGCAAGACCGGCACCACCAGCAATGCGGTCGACGGCTGGTTCGCCGGCTATGGCGGCCAGGTGGCGGCGGTGGCCTGGATGGGGTACGACGAGCCGCGCTCGCTCGGCGGGCGCGAGTTCGGCTCGACCCTGGCGCTGCCGATGTGGGTCGACTTCATGCGGGTGGCGCTGGCGAAGACGCCGCAACACGAGCCGCTGCCGCCGGAAGGCGTGGCGCGCGCGGGCGGCGACTGGGTGTATGCCGAGTATGCGGAGCAGGAACAGGTTCCCGAGACGGAGACCGGCCTTGAGCGGCTGATCGGGACTTTCTTCACGGACGACGACGACCGCGCATCGCACTGATCAGAGTTCGATCAGCAGCTCAGGACGGAATCCTTCCTGCTCGCCCTTGCCCAGGTAGCCGAGCGGATTGGCCACCACACGGCACGACCAGGAGTGCGGACCGTCGCGGCCCTCGACCATGTAGTCGTTCATGCAGTGCAGGTGGCCGTGCAACCACAGCTGCGCGCCCTTGAACAGGTCGTCGAGGGTGTTGCAGAAGCCAGCGGTGCCGGGCGTGAGGCCATAGCGCGGATCGGCGCTCATCAGGCTCGGCGCGAAATGGGTGACGACCGCCGTCTTGCCGGCGAAGGGCGTGGTCAGCGCCGCGCGCAGCCATGCCTGGCAATCGAGCGACATGGCGCGGATACCCTCGGCCAGCACCTGCTCGCCTCCCCTCAGGGTGGTGTTCTTGCTGAGGTAGTAGTTCGCCGCGCGGAAGGCCTTGTCGCGTTGCTGCAGTTGCTTGGTGAGGTCGGACTGGCGCTGTGCCAGCGCGTCGAAGTCGCTCCACAGGGTGGTGCCGATGAAGCGCACGTCGCCGATGACGACGATCTCGCGGTCGAGCCAGGTGATGCCGTGCCGCTCGCAGGTCGCGCGCAGGCGGGCATAGGTCTCGTCGTGGTCGAGCGAATCGAATTCGTGGTTGCCGGGGATGAACAGCACTGTCTTGCCGGCCAGCGCAGGCAAGGAAGGCGAAAAGCGTTCGAGGCCGAAATCGGATGTTTCCAGGCGCGAGCCGGCCTGGTAGGAGCCGATGTCGCCAGCCAGCACCACGACGTCGGCGTCTGGCAGGATGTGCGGCTGGAAGCCGGGATAGCGTTCGAGGTGCAGGTCGGAGAAAAGCTGGATGCGCATGGGCGCCGAGTATAGCGCAAGCGCAGCCCGGTTTCAGGCCGACTGGCGTCCAAGGCGCGCGATCTCGACCGAACCGCGCTCGTCGAAGATGGGGCAATCCTGCACCATGCGCACCACGGCATTGAAGTCAAGCGCCTCGAGCACCGAATAGCCCGACAGCGAACTGCTGGACGCCTTGGGGCCGATCAGGCGGCTCGGGATCTCGACGCTGTCCTGGGTCAGGCTGCCGGGATCGAGCACCGCGCCGCCCATTGCGTCGAACCAGGCGGTCCAGCGGTCTTCCTGGCGCTCGGCCGGTTCCGAGGCACCACGATAAATGATCAGGAATCGTTCCATGTCGTCCCCCATGAAGGTGGGCTCAACATAGCAGAAGCGGGCCGGCAGTGACGCACTGCTGGCCCGCTCCACGGTCCGCTACCTGATCAGAAGCGGATGTTCGCCGTCAGGCTGGCCGAGCGCGGCGTGCCCGGGGTGTAGCGGTAGCCGCTCTTGTTGATGGCCGCGACATACTTCTCGTCGCCGATGTTGTACACGTTCAGGCGCAGGTCGACGTTCTTGTTGACCTTGTAGCCGACCATCGCGTCGAACACCCAGTACGACTCGGTATAGGCCGGGGTGCCGATCGCCCCGTCGGTGCCGCGCGCCAGCTTGTCGCTGAAACGCGCGCCGCCGCCGATGCGCAGGCCCCATGGCAGGTCATACGAGGTCCAGGCGGTGAACGACTGCTTCGGCGTATAGGTCAGGCTGTTCTCGCCGGCGGCGGTGATATTGCGGCCGCGCTCGACGCTGGTGTCCATATAGGTGTAGCCGGCGCTGAGCAGCCAGTGCGGGGCCAGTTCGCCGGTCGCGCCCAGTTCCACGCCCTGCACCCGCTTCTCGCCGGTCTGGTACCACTGCTGGTCGGCCGGATCCTGCTCGACCTCGTTCTCGACGTCGGTGCGGAACAGCGCGGCCGACAGCGACAGCTTGGCCTTGAGCAGGTCGAGCTTGCCGCCAACCTCGGTGGTCGTGGTCTTTTGCGGCTCGTAGATCGGGTTCTGGGCGCTGTTGGCGCTACCCGAGACGGTGAAGTTGCCGCCCGGCGGCTGCTTCGAGCTGGCCACCATCGCATACACGCTGCTGTTGGCGGTCGGCTTGTACAGCGCCGACAGCTTGCCGTTGACCAGGTTGTCGCCGACCTTGAAGCGGGTCGAGGTCAGCACGTTATTGGTCAGCGCCACCACCGAATAATCGCCGCGGAAGTGGTCCACGCGCACGCCGCCATTGAAGATCCAGCGCTCGCCGAGCTTGACGGTGTCGAACAGGTACACACTCTGGGTATCGACCTCGCCCTCGTTGTAGGCGCCGGTGCGGCGCACATTGACCGGCGTGGTCGGCGCATCGTTCGGGTTCGGGTTGTAGATGTTCGCGGGCGGCAGCGTGCCCAGGCCGGTCACGTTCCAGGTGGTCTGGCGCTCGCTGGTGATTTCGAGGCCGGTCACCAGGGTGTGCGACACGGCGCCGGTGTTGAACTGGCTGGTCAGCGTGGTGACGTTGGTGAGGATCTTGTTTTCCTGGTCCTTGCCGGTGCGGATGCTGCGCGCCAGGGTCCAGGTGCGCGGGTCGCCCTGCACCGGGGTGGCAAGGTTGGCGGCGCTGGTGAGGAAGGCGGTCAGCAGGTAGTCCTGGCTGGTCTTGCCATAGCGGCTGGTGTTCTGCAGCTTCATGGTCGGCGAGAAGTCGTGCTCGATGCGCACGGTGGCCATGTCGGCCTTCACGTCGTCATAGTCGTTGACCGAGCCGTAGAAGTTCTTGGGGTCGACCTTGGGCGCATCGGCGACCCAGGGCCTGGTGCGGTCCGGGCTGGTGTAGCCCGGCAGGCCGATGACGAACACGCCGCCGTCGGGGATGTTGTCCTGGTCGACGTGCAGGTAGTCCAGGTGCACGCGGGTGGCGCCATTCAGGCCGAAGCCGATGCTCGGCGCGACCGCCCAGCGCTTGTTCTCGACCACGTCGCGCGCGGCGCTGCCCGAATCCTGGGCCAGCACGTTCAGGCGCATGGCGATGCCGCGCTGTTCGTCCAGCACGTGATTGACGTCGGCCGTGATGCGTTTCTGGTCGCCGCTGCCGCCGGTGATGGCGGTCGTCACCAGGTCGGTCAGGTTGGCCTTCTTGGTCACCAGGTTGACCGAGCCGGTCGGCGCGCTGCGGCCGTTGTCGGTGCCGGCCGGGCCTTTGAGCACGTCGATCTGCTCCAGGTTGAACACGTCGCGCGAGATCGTGCCGACGTCGCGCACGCCGTCGACGTAGATGCTGTTGGAAGTATCGAAACCACGCATGAAGATCGCGTCGCCGGTGGTGGTATTGCCGTTCTCGCCCAGGAAGAAAGCGCCGACGCCGGGGGTGTTGCGCAGGGCCTCGGTCAGGGTCAGCGCGCCCTGCTGCTCGAACAGTTCCTTCTTGATCACCTGCACGGTCTGGGCGGTGTCGACCAGGCGCTCGGTGTACTTGGGCGACGAGGCGTTCTCGGCGCGGAAGGCGTTTTCGTATTTGCCGACGATTTCGACGGTCGATTGCGGAGCGACGGTGGCCGCGGTGTTGGTCGTGGCTGCAGCAGTGGCGGGTGCGTCGTCGGCGGCGTGGGCGCCGAACGGCAGCAGCACGGCGGCGAGCGCGGTGCCGGCGACCTGGCTGCGGGTGGGGTGCTTGCGGCTCTTGATAGCTTTCATGGCGAGGGTGTCTCTTTCGGATGGTTGGTGCTTAACACTGCAAGAAAAACAATGATTCTACCGAGAATGTAATTACATGTAAACGATAATCATTATCATTCGTGTTCGCACAACACCTTTGATCTACTTTCGCCAGCCTCGAATGCCGTAGTTGAAAACAAACGTCCCCGCTCGTGGCGGGGACGTTATCCAGCGATCAGGCATGCGGCACAGGGCCGCATGCCTATCGGGTTCAAGCCTTCTTCTGCTGCGCGATCCAGTTGTCGACCAGCTCGCCCAGCACGTCGAGCGGCACCGAGCCGGCGCCCAGCACCATGTCATGGAAGGCTGGCAGCGAATACTTGTCGCCCAGCTCCTTCTGCGCCTTCTCGCGCAGTTCCAGCATGCGCAGCATGCCGATCATGTAGGCATTGGCCTGGCCCGGCCACACGACGTAGCGCTCGGTTTCCTGGGCGCCGATGCCGTAGTCGATCGCCTGCTGGCGGGTCCAGCCCTTGGTGTGCAGGCCGGTGTCGACCACCAGGCGGCGGGCGCGGAACAGTTCCGAACCCAGGGCGCCGAGCAGGCCGGGGACGTCGCCCTCGTACCAGCCCTGCTCCACCGCCAGGCGCTCGGTGTACAGCGCCCAGCCTTCCGAGTGCGCGCTGCCGCCGCTGAAGATGCGCTGGCTGCGGAATTTCGGCAGGTCGCTCATCTCCTGCTGGATCGCGAGCTGGAAGTGGTGGCCCGGCACGGCTTCGTGGTAGGCCAGGCTGCGCATGCGGATCATGTCGAAGGTCGGGCCGCGCAGGGGCACCCAGAAGATGCCCGGTCGGCTGCCGTCCGGCGCCGGCAGGGTGTAGTGGGCGGCGGCCGACGGTTCGGTCAGCGGCGGCACGCGGCGCACATCGACCGGCGCGCGCGGCTTCAGGTTGAACAGCGAGGCGCTCCTGCGCTCGGCGTCGCGCACCATCTCGTTGTAGCTGGCAATGATGGCCGGACGCGGATCGCCCTCGCCCTTCGGCTGGAAGCGCGCATCGAGCTGCTTCATGCGGGTCTCGATATTGCCCTCCGCCAGGCCCAGCGAGCGCAGGTGCTTGTCCATCTCGGCTTCGATGCGCGCCACTTCGCGCAGGCCGATGGTGTGGATCTCGTCGGCCGTCAGCTGGGTGCTGGTGAAGTTCTCGATCGCGCGCTTGTAGGCGGCGGCGCCGTTCGGCAGGCGCGAGATGCCGGCCACATCGCCGGTCTTGGGGTGGATCTCGGCCATGAAGGCCTGCACGCGGGTATACGAAGGACGGACCTTCTGCTCGACGATGGCGGTCGCGCGCACGATGGCGGCGCTGCGCGCCTCCGGAGACAGGTCTTTCATCTCGGCGGTGCGCTGGGCCAGCGTGGTCACCAGCACATTCTCCGCCGCGGCCGGTTTCAGGAAGTGGTCGACCTGGAACTGGGCGCGTTCGAGGATGAAGCGCGGCGGAATCATCTGCTTGGCGGCCGCGCCTTTGGCGCGCACCAGCGCCTCGTCGATGCGCTGGCCGACCTGCTCCAGGCGCGCCAGGTAGCTGTCGACGTCGGCGGCATTGCGCATCGGATGGGTATTGGTCATGAAGTTGACCAGGCCGATCTGCGGGCCGCTGAACTGCGAGAACACGAAGGAATGGTCCTCGAACGGCTCGTTGGCGATCACGTTCTGCAGCGACCAGCGCATCACGGCTGCAGAGATCTTCTGGGTCTCGTTCAGGGGCTGGGCCTTGAAGCCGTCGAGGCGCTTGATGCCGTCGCGCGCCATCGCGACCGCCTTCTGGCGGTGGGCCGCGGTCAGCGGCGTCAGTTCGCGGTCCAGTTTCGCCTGCTCGGCGCCGCTGAAGTATTGGGTCGAGGTCGCCAGTTGCGGGCTGAGGCGCACCCAGTCCTCGGCAAACTTGTCGCTCCAGGCGTCGAAGGCTTTATAAGGGGCGACGGCGGCGGCCTGGCTGGCGCCCGCCTGTGCGGCGGCGGCTGGCAGCGCCACGCCGGCGAGCATGGCGGGAATGAACAGGGCGGCGATGGTGGCGCGCAGGCTGCGCTGGCGGGTCGATGGCATCTTGGGTGTCTTCCTCGTGGTTGATGTTGTGCGGCGGGCGCATCTCGTGAATGCGGCAATTGCCGCCGAGGAATCTAACATGGAAGTAAACAGATCGACAACGCCGGTGTTGTCACGCGGCGTACGTACGGCGCGCTAGCCGGAACGGGGCCTGCCGTCCGCGGCGGCGATCATGCGGTCCTTGAGCTCGACCTCGCCGCAGTAGAACAGCACGGCCGAGCCCAGGCAGGCCAGCACGTTCCAGCCGAGCAGCAGGCTGCCGATGCACACCACCGCGGCCCCCAGTGCGAGCCGGATCGCGAAGGTGCGGCGCGCCATGCCGAACACCAGGGGGCTGTACGGCCGCTGGTGGAAGAACACCACGAACAGCAGCCAGTAGGGAATCGCATACACGAAGTACAGCAGCGCGCCGATGCCGAGCGCGAAACCGGCGTAGGGGATGCGAAACGCCAGCATCCCGCCGACGCCGATCGCCAGCCAATAGACAAGCAGGTTCCGGTACTGCACACGCTCTCCCGATCAGTCACGCAATGGCCGGCATCTTACAGCATGGCTTTCGGATGACCATGGCGCGCTACGTATAATGGCCATCCTTCCATCGACGAGAATGACCGCGCGGCATGCAGACTATCAGGGACAGGCTGGAGAACGGCCAGGCAGGCATCTATTTCTGCGCCGTGGCGCTGGCGCTGCTCGCGGCTTGGTTGGTACCTGGGACCACGGCGCTGGAAGCGGCGGTGAACCCGGCGCTGGCCTTCATGCTGTTCGTGACCTTCCTGCAAGTGCCGCTGGCCGAGCTGGGACGGGCATTCACGCAGACCCGCTTCCTGGCCGCGCTGCTGGCGACCAACTTCATCGCGATTCCGCTGCTGGTCGCCGCCCTGCTGCCGTTCGTGTCCAACGATCCGCTGGTCCGGCTGGGCGTGTTGCTGGTGCTGCTGGCGCCCTGCATCGACTACGTGGTCACCTTCTCCCACCTCGGCCGCGCCGACGCGCGCCTGCTGCTGGCCGCGACGCCGGTGCTGCTGGTGGCGCAGATGCTGATGCTGCCGGTGTACCTGCGCTTCCTGCTGGGCGACGGCGCGGCCGGCCTGGTGCAGCCCGGTCCCTTCATCGATGCCTTCGTCTGGCTGATCGCCGTGCCGCTGCTGCTGGCGCTGGCGCTGCAGTCCTGGGCCGGGCGCAGCCAGGCCGGCGCACGCGCGTCGACCGTGCTCGGCCTGCTGCCGGTGCCGGCGACGGCGCTGGTGCTGTTCATCGTGGTGGCCTCGGTGCTGCCGCAGCTGGGCCAGGCCGGCAGCGCGGCGCTGGGCGTGGTGCCGGTGTATATCGCGTTCGCCGTGCTCGCCCCGCTGGCCGGCTGGCTCGTGGCGCGGCTGTTCCGACTCGAAGCGCCCGCCGGCCGAGCGGTCGCTTTCAGCAGCGCCACCCGCAACTCGCTGGTGGTGCTGCCGCTGGCGCTGGCCGTGCCGGGCGCGGTGCCGCTGCTGCCGGCGATCGTCGTGACCCAGACCCTGGTCGAACTGGTGGCGGAACTGGTATATGTGCGCGCCATCGCGCGGCTCGGAGAGCCGCCTGCCGCCTGAGTAGTACAGCCGAGGCGTTTGCCGAACGACTGGCCGGGATCAACAGCAAGGATTCCCGCAATGGCGCATCATATTTCCACACGGCAAACTCCGATAGGGCCATCATGGAAATCTCGCTCCCGGCAGAAACGACGACCGTCCGCCACGCCACAGCCGGCAACACCCGGCTGCTCCTGTGGAACCCACGCGCGGCGACTTATTGGGGCTTGCTGCTCTCGCCTGCCTTCAGCGCCTATATCCATATGCGCAACTGGCAGACGCTCGGCCAGGAAGACCAGGCCGCGCAGGCGCGCACCTGGCTGCGCATGGTAAGCGCAATCATTGTGGCAGCGTGCTTCTTGCCCGCTTTGGGCGGTATGCCGGGGCGCGATCTGGAACTGCCCTCGTCGATGAGCCTGGCCCTGCTGCTCGCCTGGCATTCCTGGGGCGGGCGCGGACAAGAGCGCTATATCGCCGCCATTATCGGGGGCGCATACGTCCGGCGCCCCCGGAGCGCAAAAATCTTCAGCGCACTGTGCATGTTCATCGCGTTTGTCGTCGCGATTGCCGCCTTCTCGATGACCGTCAGCCCTTGATCTACCCGGCGTCTGCCTGGATCGTCAATGTCTCCTGTTTGGCCGGACTCCAGCTGCGCGCCAGCCGCCAGTCGCGCGCCGCGCCTTCCACCACCACCTGCCAGTGGGTCGCCTCCAGCGCCGGCAAGTCAGCCGAGAAGCGCCCCTGGGCATCGGGCAGCGCCTCGAGCACAAGATCGCGCTCGGGCAGCGTCGGATGCGCCAGGCGGATGTGGAACGGCGCCACCACCGGCTGGCCGTTACTGGAGAGGCGGCCGTTCAGGCGCCCCGCCCGCGCGTCGTGGCTGGCCTCGAACCTGAGCGCCAGGGCGGTAGCGACGCGGTCGCGCCGCAGGTCCTGGTTGATCGCCTTGCCCTGCTTGTAGTAGTCGGCGACCACCATCGCGTCCGGCTGCTGCATGCCCAGCCAGGCCGAGACGCCGGTGGCGATCATCACCGCCACCGGGCCGATCATCAGGAACCACGGCCAGCGGTGCCTGTACCACGGCGCCGCGCCATGCGGAAGATTGGGGTTCGTTGCGTGCATCGTCTTCTCCTTGCTCATTTGGGCACACTCATTTGGGTACGCTCATTTGGGTACAATGAAAGCGGCGCCTTCGCTCACGCTCAGGTCCGGATCGTCCACCGACCGCACCGTGAATTCGATCCTGTTCGAGCCCGGCGTGCCCGCACCCGGGTCGATCCGCACCCGCACCGGCACCGCGCGCGTGGTGGCGCCGTCGACCGCGATCGCGCCGTCGTCGACCACCGCAGCCGACGGGATGCCACGCACGCTCACCCGGAGCAGTTGCGCCTGTTCGCTGGTGTTCATCAGCTGCAGCCGATAGACATTCTCGATGCG
This portion of the Telluria beijingensis genome encodes:
- a CDS encoding PLP-dependent aminotransferase family protein is translated as MDIQNLKPTRERDEPIYLQLYRRYCEAIAAGKLKAGDRVPSVRSLASELNLARGTVEAAYQMLVGEGYFVARGAAGTVVSPRLARLAEPAGPRTVPPRAPDANSPQGAPGQALPFQLGLPALDAFPRKTWARLAGHTLRTLAAAAMTYPDPAGHEPLRRSIATYLGISRGIDCAPEQVFVTAGYHGALELVRRVLLRDGDLGWYEDPGYALARRFLLRAGLRLAPVPVDAEGLDVAHGLRRAPDARFAVVTPTHQSPMGMAMSLPRRLELLEWARASRAWIVEDDYDSEFRYHGRPLPALKSLDRHGRVLYTGTFSKVLLPGLRLAYLVVPAAQVARMRELVDLLPGPGSILPQATVADFMEQGHFARHLRKMRALYAERRGWLVDALARELGDRISIQPQAGGIHVLARLAAGHDDRALAAAAQARGLGLKALGDWRVGRSSRGGLLMGFTNFGTPDVATAEVRRLRTIMDATWSA
- a CDS encoding carboxymuconolactone decarboxylase family protein — translated: MSAPQRLPYYSLSPAAYQGFGATKKALESSPLGKELVELVWLRVSQINGCAFCLEMHAKALRADGVSQAKLDSLAGWRVSERFSAREHAALAWTDALVHVDRTGAPDADYEPLKEYFTEVEISDLTFAVALMSAFNRLAIGMRQ
- a CDS encoding FMN-dependent NADH-azoreductase — its product is MSRPLTILHIDCSPRVESHSRQLSRAMVERLLARYPGADVLRRDLGLEPIPHTDVGYAAALASPGALAAGQANGDLQLSEWLIQEVEAADVLVIGTPMNNFTLPSVFKAWIDQLLRVGRTIGMSASGEKIGLLRDRPVYIGVASGGVFSGPQAKQPDFLTPYLVAAFGCVGLTSLQFLPLQATAFLDPAQVAANREALLATMDLDSLKTARAA
- a CDS encoding penicillin-binding protein 1A → MSTFHLALRGAALLFSTSALLAAIPHTAAASILPDVPDIKAVTDYRPKIPLRVYTADKVLIGEFGTERREFVPIARVPALMKSAVLAIEDTRFYEHGGVDWIRALGAAKANIGDFGSQGASTITMQVARNFFLSRDKTLPRKLTEVALAYKIEKALSKDQILEVYLNQIYLGQRAYGFGSAARTYFGKPLADLTLAEMAMLAGLPQNPSSSNPVSNPQAARKRQQVVLKRMRELAMITEPQYRQALAEKLAVRGDGATFNPRAAWVAEIARQAVHARLGQAAYERGITVTTTIVAAEQDAAYESVRRNVLAYDRRHGYRGPEARIALPADAAEREDAIAAALHKLSSVAGLAPAVVTAASAKRVRAMFANGESVEVSGPGLAFAAGALSAKAKPGVKLAPGAVIRLARPAGGAWSIAQLPEVAAAFVALDTDTGAYRALVGGFDYSLHKFNHVTQAWRQPGSSIKPFVYSAGLERGFFPGTQILDEPLDFSAEKAYANWSPRNDDNAFEGPVTVRHALSRSRNVPTVRMLRALDVDYAREHLARFGFDAARQPRNLTLGLGTGAVTPLQMAGAYAVLANGGYRVEPWLIARIQDGDGKVLLEQAPPAPKQETARVLDARNAFIVDSMLRDVTRVGTATAASRQLQRHDLAGKTGTTSNAVDGWFAGYGGQVAAVAWMGYDEPRSLGGREFGSTLALPMWVDFMRVALAKTPQHEPLPPEGVARAGGDWVYAEYAEQEQVPETETGLERLIGTFFTDDDDRASH
- a CDS encoding metallophosphoesterase; the protein is MRIQLFSDLHLERYPGFQPHILPDADVVVLAGDIGSYQAGSRLETSDFGLERFSPSLPALAGKTVLFIPGNHEFDSLDHDETYARLRATCERHGITWLDREIVVIGDVRFIGTTLWSDFDALAQRQSDLTKQLQQRDKAFRAANYYLSKNTTLRGGEQVLAEGIRAMSLDCQAWLRAALTTPFAGKTAVVTHFAPSLMSADPRYGLTPGTAGFCNTLDDLFKGAQLWLHGHLHCMNDYMVEGRDGPHSWSCRVVANPLGYLGKGEQEGFRPELLIEL
- a CDS encoding catecholate siderophore receptor Fiu, producing MKAIKSRKHPTRSQVAGTALAAVLLPFGAHAADDAPATAAATTNTAATVAPQSTVEIVGKYENAFRAENASSPKYTERLVDTAQTVQVIKKELFEQQGALTLTEALRNTPGVGAFFLGENGNTTTGDAIFMRGFDTSNSIYVDGVRDVGTISRDVFNLEQIDVLKGPAGTDNGRSAPTGSVNLVTKKANLTDLVTTAITGGSGDQKRITADVNHVLDEQRGIAMRLNVLAQDSGSAARDVVENKRWAVAPSIGFGLNGATRVHLDYLHVDQDNIPDGGVFVIGLPGYTSPDRTRPWVADAPKVDPKNFYGSVNDYDDVKADMATVRIEHDFSPTMKLQNTSRYGKTSQDYLLTAFLTSAANLATPVQGDPRTWTLARSIRTGKDQENKILTNVTTLTSQFNTGAVSHTLVTGLEITSERQTTWNVTGLGTLPPANIYNPNPNDAPTTPVNVRRTGAYNEGEVDTQSVYLFDTVKLGERWIFNGGVRVDHFRGDYSVVALTNNVLTSTRFKVGDNLVNGKLSALYKPTANSSVYAMVASSKQPPGGNFTVSGSANSAQNPIYEPQKTTTTEVGGKLDLLKAKLSLSAALFRTDVENEVEQDPADQQWYQTGEKRVQGVELGATGELAPHWLLSAGYTYMDTSVERGRNITAAGENSLTYTPKQSFTAWTSYDLPWGLRIGGGARFSDKLARGTDGAIGTPAYTESYWVFDAMVGYKVNKNVDLRLNVYNIGDEKYVAAINKSGYRYTPGTPRSASLTANIRF